In Ruania zhangjianzhongii, the following proteins share a genomic window:
- a CDS encoding MgtC/SapB family protein produces the protein MHFLTDTTWTELYLLTVAFVLCAVIGIERQVRQKAAGFRTHVLVGMGSAGFTLVSAFGFANVLGDDVNLDPSRIAAQIVSGIGFLGAGVIFTRRDVVRGLTTAATIWVAAAVGMAAGAGMVSLAVFLTVLHVVAVLGVGPLVRKIPTRDHNRVLRVRYLDGAGVLRDVLALATDLGFSTLILGSRRLERDAQAMVEIDIRFKGRMALRTAIPSVNAIEGVREVEVRSDDEHEDDEDVI, from the coding sequence ATGCACTTCTTGACCGACACCACCTGGACCGAGCTCTACCTGCTCACCGTCGCCTTCGTGCTCTGCGCGGTGATCGGCATCGAGCGCCAGGTGCGGCAGAAGGCGGCAGGATTTCGCACCCACGTGCTGGTCGGGATGGGCTCGGCCGGGTTCACTTTGGTCTCCGCGTTCGGCTTCGCCAACGTGCTCGGCGACGATGTGAACCTGGATCCGTCCCGGATCGCCGCCCAGATCGTCTCCGGCATCGGCTTCCTCGGCGCCGGGGTGATCTTCACCCGGCGGGACGTGGTGCGGGGGCTGACCACTGCCGCCACGATCTGGGTTGCCGCCGCTGTCGGTATGGCTGCCGGGGCCGGGATGGTCTCCCTCGCCGTGTTCCTCACCGTGCTGCACGTGGTGGCGGTGCTCGGGGTCGGGCCGCTGGTGCGCAAGATCCCCACCCGGGACCACAACCGAGTGCTCCGGGTGCGTTACCTGGATGGGGCCGGAGTGCTCCGGGACGTCCTCGCCCTGGCCACCGATCTGGGGTTCAGCACGCTGATTCTCGGCAGTCGGCGGCTGGAGCGCGACGCTCAGGCCATGGTGGAGATCGACATCCGGTTCAAGGGCCGGATGGCGCTGCGCACCGCTATTCCGAGCGTGAACGCCATCGAAGGGGTCCGCGAGGTCGAAGTGCGTAGCGATGACGAGCACGAGGACGACGAAGACGTCATCTGA